CGAACGTTCCCTCCGAGTTCCAGAGACTTCCTCTGAAGCTCCCAGACTTCGCTTCTTCCCACGGCAATGACCTGCCAGTGGGTTCCTGGTTCCATCTCATTGAGCAGCAGAGGAAGCCATTCGGGCTTGGCAGGCATACCGCTGGCCACGCCCATCACCAGGGAAACATGGGCACAGCCTTGGAACATGCCATTCTTCTTAAAGAGAAAGACGCTTCTGAGAATTCCGGTGTCAAAGCACTCGAACTCCGGCACCACCTTACATCTGTTCATCACTTCCAGGTAACCCCTTATCTTCTCCACTGGATTGTCGAACAAGATGGGAGGCCAGGCCCAGGATCCGTCCTCTTTGAGCTTGAGATAATTGAGGGAGCCAGCATTGCAGGCTGCCATCTCGGGTCTGAACTCCTCCAGGCACCTCAGTGGACCCGATATGTCAGGACCAGGCACTCCCGTGCTCATGTTGATTATGATCTTTGGAACTCTCTCCCTTATGGCCCTCAGAATCGCCCCCACAGTATCCAGATCCCATGTGGGCATATGGCCCTTGCCTGGCTCCTGATTGCGGAAGTGGCAGTGCACAATGGAAGCCCCCGCATCATATGCCTGGGCAGCATGCTCAGCCATTTGTTCCGGGGTCACTGGCACTGGATGGATCTTGGGATCAGTGAGAACTCCTGTCAAAGCACAGGTGATTATGGCCTTGTCCTGCAGGCTCATGTGGACCTCCTTGCCTTTCTTTGAAAATACTCAGTTCATGAGGAATCCTATGGGCTAGGTGGGGGAAACCCCGTGGCTTTTTGCCCTAGGGGGCAAGACCTCCCTCTTGCCTTCTGTTATTCTTAAGGCCTGGATTATCTTTCTCCTGGTCTGAGCGGGCTCTATGATCTCGTCCACCATTTGAGCGCTCCAGGAACGGGCCACATCGAAAACATCCACCTTCTCCCTGGAACGTGAAAGGTACTGCCCCAGATCCTCTTCCAGCCCTTTGATCTGCCTAAGCCCACCATGATCTAGCTGGGAGGCCTCCACGGCAAACCTGGCAATGGGCCATGCAAAGACAAGGTCTGTGCCCATGCTCTTGACACCTCCCATGATCAAACTGCCTGCATCTGCATAGGCCTCTCTGAAAACCACCGTGATCTTAGGAATGGTGCTGGTAGCATAAAGATCTAGCAGCTTGCCCACATGTCTCAGCAATCCCCTGGCCTCCTCTGCCTCTGCAGGAACCAAGGGAGGGCTGTCCAGGATGTTTACCATGGGAATTCCGTATGCTTCCAATACCTGGAGGAACCTGTAATACTTGTCACAGGCATTCACCTCCAGGAGGCTGGCCCTGTGGGCCGGGTTACTAGCCACCAGACCCACCACACGGCCTTCCATCCTGCCAAAACATGTTATCACCTGGGGAGCGTATTCCCCTTTGATCTCCAAGATTTCCCCCTCGTCCACCAGGAGCCTTATGACTTGGTGCATGTCATAGGGCATATCGTAATCCTCTGGCACCAGCTTCAAAAGCTCCTTCACCTCCCGGTTGGGATCATCTTGGGGAGGCAGCCGTGGAGCTTCCTCCCTGTGGCTGGAGGGAAGGTACCCTAGCAACCTCCTGCAGAGGGATATGGCCTCTTTGTCGTCTTCCCCCACCAGGTCGCAGGTTCCTGTGAGGCGCATATGGTAGTCCGCGCCGCCTATGCTGCGGTCGATCTGTTCAGAAGTGGCTGCTGCGGTCTGTCTGGGCCCCCCAAGCCAGAGATTCCCTGACACGCGGCTCATGATCAGAAAGTCGCAAAGCACGGGCAGATAGGCCCCTCCGGCAATACATGGGCCCATCAAGACCGTAATTTGCGGTATCACTCCGGAGTAAAGCGACTGGAGCCTAAACTGCCAGTCTATGCCGGCCATGGGCACATCTCTGTAGCCCAGTCTGCCCCCTGAGGAATCCAGCAGGTTGACCATGGGGATTCCCCAGGAGGCAGCCATCTCCAGAGATTTACAGAATTTGAACACCGTCTGAGTGCCCACCGAGCCTCCCAGCACAGTGAAATCGCTGGCATGCACCATTACAGGCCTTCCATTGATCTCCCCGGTTCCTACCACAGCTCCATCGCACGGTGCATCTACCACCTTACCGTCCACCCTTACCCCTGTGGTGTTCACGCATGAGCCCAGCTCCTGGAAGGTGCCCGGGTCCACGAGCTCCTGGATACGCTCCCGCGCCGTGAGCTTTCCCCGATCGTGCTGGCGTTGGATCTGCTCGGGTCCTCCACCCAAGAGATTACGATGCTGGATCTGCCTTAGCCTTTCTAAGGCCTTGTCCATCCTTTCGCCCATTGTGTCAGCCTCCTGTGGCTCTAGAAACTGATGTGCTTTGCCCTGGATTGCCAGGCGGTCCGTAAAGTCCCACCAAGGGTCTTTGCTTGGCTGACATTTGAGTCTGTGGACTTGCTCGGCTCATCTCACGCTGGCTTGATGTAGCGTCTCTTGGCCGGCAGATATTCTGCTTTTCCCCTGGTGGCCCTCAAGGCCTGTATTATCCTTGTGCGCGTCTCACGAGGATCTATGACCTCATGTACCGTATACCAGGAAGTGAAGACCTTCCCCATGTTGAGCACGCTGAACATCTCCTTCAAGATGCCTAGGTACTTCTGGTACACCTCCTGGTAATTGCCTTCCTCCCGGGCCTTGGCCAGCTGCTTGTGGAATACTGCATGCACTATTATTTCCGGACCCGTGGGGGCAAACTCCACGGTTGGCCAGCCATAGATAAAATCAGGTCCCATCTTGGAGCAGCCCATTACTATGTTGGAGCCGCCGTACGAGCGCCTTAGAACTATGGTCACCTTTGGGTTGGTCAGATGGGTGTATCCATGGAGATTTTTGGCCCCGTGGCGGATCACCCCCAGGCGTTCCCATTTGTCCCCAGGTGGAAAGGCCGTGGTATCCGAGAAGGTGACAAGGGGAATATTAAAGCAATCTAGAAACATGATGAATTTGTCGTACTTGTCCGAAGAATCCGGCTCCATTATCCCGCTGAGTTCCTCAGGATTGTTGGCCGCAATACCGGCCACCATGCCATCGAATCTGGCAAAGCCGATAACCATATTTGGAGCAAACTCCTCCTTCAACTCGAAGAATTCCCCGTTGTCCACAACCGATTCCAAGATTTCATGAATGTCATAAGTGAACTTGGGATCATCGGGCATCACATCCAACAATGTTTCATCGGCCCGGTGGGGGTCATCCGTGGGTTCCACGCATGGAGGTGAATCCCAACAATTCTGGGGCAAGAAACCCAGGAGTCTTCGAGTGATCTGAAGCGCTTCCTCGTCGCTGGAGGCCACAAGATCACACTGCCCGGCCTTGGACATGTGAAATCCTGCGCCCCCTGCATCCTCTGATTCCACAGCTCCTCCGAACCAGAGAAAGGCTGTTTTGCGGTTCATTATTGTAAAATCCGACAGAGCCACCACCTGCGCCAAGGGCCCCACGCAGGGACCCAAGACCAAGGCTATCCTTGGAATCACGCCTGAATAAAGGCAATAGTTCTTGATCAACCTCCCCAAACCATGGAGCCCAACCCCACCGTTTTTGAACCCCAACCTGGAGCCCACGGAGTCCAGGATACCTATGATGGGAATCCTTTGCTGACCTGCCATTTGAACCAGCTCAGCCATTTTCCAGACCCCTTGATCTCCCAAAGAGCCTCCCAGAAGGGTAAAATCCGTGGCATAAACCATCACATGACGACCTTCCAGCCTTCCCAGCCCCATTACCACGCCATCGCCGGGGGTAGGCTTCCCAGCCAAGTCCAACAGCCCCGAA
The sequence above is drawn from the bacterium genome and encodes:
- a CDS encoding carboxyl transferase domain-containing protein, with translation MGKWMDSYLKRLEAIRGENLRGGGEQRIRIQHSLGKLTARERIEKLLDPGSFQELGSLVREPSGLLDLAGKPTPGDGVVMGLGRLEGRHVMVYATDFTLLGGSLGDQGVWKMAELVQMAGQQRIPIIGILDSVGSRLGFKNGGVGLHGLGRLIKNYCLYSGVIPRIALVLGPCVGPLAQVVALSDFTIMNRKTAFLWFGGAVESEDAGGAGFHMSKAGQCDLVASSDEEALQITRRLLGFLPQNCWDSPPCVEPTDDPHRADETLLDVMPDDPKFTYDIHEILESVVDNGEFFELKEEFAPNMVIGFARFDGMVAGIAANNPEELSGIMEPDSSDKYDKFIMFLDCFNIPLVTFSDTTAFPPGDKWERLGVIRHGAKNLHGYTHLTNPKVTIVLRRSYGGSNIVMGCSKMGPDFIYGWPTVEFAPTGPEIIVHAVFHKQLAKAREEGNYQEVYQKYLGILKEMFSVLNMGKVFTSWYTVHEVIDPRETRTRIIQALRATRGKAEYLPAKRRYIKPA
- a CDS encoding 3-keto-5-aminohexanoate cleavage protein, whose amino-acid sequence is MQDKAIITCALTGVLTDPKIHPVPVTPEQMAEHAAQAYDAGASIVHCHFRNQEPGKGHMPTWDLDTVGAILRAIRERVPKIIINMSTGVPGPDISGPLRCLEEFRPEMAACNAGSLNYLKLKEDGSWAWPPILFDNPVEKIRGYLEVMNRCKVVPEFECFDTGILRSVFLFKKNGMFQGCAHVSLVMGVASGMPAKPEWLPLLLNEMEPGTHWQVIAVGRSEVWELQRKSLELGGNVRTGLEDTFYLPEGKKARGNGELVEAMARFVRETGREVASPDEAREILGIGR
- a CDS encoding carboxyl transferase domain-containing protein, which translates into the protein MGERMDKALERLRQIQHRNLLGGGPEQIQRQHDRGKLTARERIQELVDPGTFQELGSCVNTTGVRVDGKVVDAPCDGAVVGTGEINGRPVMVHASDFTVLGGSVGTQTVFKFCKSLEMAASWGIPMVNLLDSSGGRLGYRDVPMAGIDWQFRLQSLYSGVIPQITVLMGPCIAGGAYLPVLCDFLIMSRVSGNLWLGGPRQTAAATSEQIDRSIGGADYHMRLTGTCDLVGEDDKEAISLCRRLLGYLPSSHREEAPRLPPQDDPNREVKELLKLVPEDYDMPYDMHQVIRLLVDEGEILEIKGEYAPQVITCFGRMEGRVVGLVASNPAHRASLLEVNACDKYYRFLQVLEAYGIPMVNILDSPPLVPAEAEEARGLLRHVGKLLDLYATSTIPKITVVFREAYADAGSLIMGGVKSMGTDLVFAWPIARFAVEASQLDHGGLRQIKGLEEDLGQYLSRSREKVDVFDVARSWSAQMVDEIIEPAQTRRKIIQALRITEGKREVLPPRAKSHGVSPT